Sequence from the Miscanthus floridulus cultivar M001 chromosome 16, ASM1932011v1, whole genome shotgun sequence genome:
CTCAGACAGCTTCCTTGACGTGGACTCTTCTTGTCATAGCCTTCTATTCCAAACGCAACGCTGCACCTGCTCTAGGGGAGAAAACCTTGCTAGTGAGAAATCGCTtgcaaaagagagaaagagaagtggAAACATGACCAAAGAACTTGTCTTGGACTTAGAATCCTTTGCTATCCTTCGCTAACCTAAAGAGTATACATTGTAACATCCTCGTTTTTAGTATCTTTTAGAaattcactaaaaatttgaacaaaacataAACCAAATGCTAGGAATAATAGATACAAATCTACTTtataaatttaaaagttgcaTAAAAAACCACACATGTGTTAATGTTTGTGCATTTTCTTGAACTGTAACCCAAAAATCCCTTCAAATTTGATGCGTCGTTACATACCGGTGTAATATGTTACAAGCAGGTACATTTATATAGCCGAAGAGTTGCACCACTGTATCACAAACCCGTAATAATGAATACATTCTCCAAATGCTACCTAGCACCTACCACCTATGGTGCGGCGACTTCTACCAACAACAAGAGGGAGACAGAAGAATTGTAGGCCGGAGCTGCCACCATGGAAAAACGACATTTCAAGTAGGATGGTGCGAATGAGTAATGATGCCTCCATTTCTTCTCTCAATGTCCGGAGCTGTATTGCAGCGACGCGGTCAGGCTTCAAGACATGAAAGACTTTCTTCCATTGTCACCATGCTAACAGACTTGGACTCCCATTGGCAGCTTCTAGGTGTAAAACTTTAACAAAAGCGGCAACAAAATATCCATAGAGCTACTTTGTCTCTTCGGGGATGTGCATGCCAAAGCCACGTTTCATTTTCTCGATTCTGATAAATTAAATGTTGAAAAATGATTAGTATCTGAAATTCCCACCAAATTAAGAAATCTTATCAAGATACAGTTGGCGATCAAGTATTTTTAATGTTCAAGTACATTGCGGGAAGATCCTTAATAGGAAAGAAGTGATAAGCTTAGCTGGCGATTATAACATTAGAGTAATTCAGGAAGTAAATGCGGGGATTAGTGATCCTTTCTATGCTTAAAGTTTACACACAACCTCATTGGTAAACAAATGGTTAATGcctttgtagttttgctatacattGTAGTATTAGATAAATACAGAAAACAGACTATTTAGGAACAATTTTTTTTTCAAGGTTTTGTCAACAGAGCAGAAAAGATTTTGTTTTGCTCAAGAAAACAAGTTACACCTTAAGCTAACTGTTTCCTGAGGTCATGCATTAATTACTGCACATTTCCTACAAAAAAGTAGAAAAGGGGTATACATATAGTGTCAAGCAACTTACGTGGGAGCAAGCTTTCCAAGACCACGTAGCTTCGTGCCAGTCGTATCATCGATCACATTTCCTGATATCTCAACAGAATATGACTTTCCAGGTATACGAGGGAGCCCTCTCCCTACAAGCAAATCAAAATCTTTCTGGTGGAGCTCTCTGCCATTTACAAAAACTCCAGTATTACCACCAGCACAATTCTTGGGCATCGGATAGTTGAATTCTTTTATAAATGGCTGCAAGTAAAGAACATTGTGTGATGACTTGGAAACAAACAGTGCTTGAGCAAATATAACTTGCAGAAAGTTCAACTTACTGGTATAATGCCTCTACATTCTTGTCCAAAGACACCCCAAAATCCAGCACGATAGTCGTACCTAATTTACAAAAAGGATGTGTTACTTTGTTTTAAATAATTCACAATGCACTGTGAACTAAAGTTCCCTTAAACCATCTCTGGTGCTGAGAAGTGAAGATCTAGTAGAATTtatttcaaaagaagaagaagaacaggcgATATGCTCATCATACTAATTTAAGATCCAAATAACTGGTAAGGGTCTCTTGGCACACTGTTGGTCTCCAAAATGAATCTACTCATCATACTACTCATATGTCAACCCAGATATTTACAAAGATACTGTCGTCAACATTAAAATAGTTTGACAACACATGTTCTAGGATAAATTTATTCTTTGTCCAGAGGCAGACCCTTGTCAAAGTAGCACCTTCAACTCAAGTGAAAATGCTATTATTTAGCATCAACTTTGATAAGGAAAAAACAGGGTCAGAGGAAATGTTGGTAGACTTCCATTCGAGATCAAAGGAGAAtgatttaaatcataacttactgTGATCACTAGAACAGTATGCTCTTCAGTCCTTTAGGTGTTGTGTAAATAATTGCACAGAATGTCCTGAGTAAATTACTATGATACTGTGAATTAGGTGGATTAGAAATTTTTAAATTTATTACTTGTTAATGCAGGCGAATGAACTATAGAACATATCATCTGAACACGAATCAGGTGAACTATAGAACATACCTAGTGATATGGTCATAACTATGAAGCTAAAGCATGGATAAGCAATTTCTTACCAAAAATTAATTGTTTTTAGTTAGTCCAGCAAGTAGCACTAGCTTTCTATTTACTGAGGTGCCAAGAAAAAATGTTATATATTGATTTCCTGGTGAAAGGATAttgaaaatgaaaagctattgCTGATATGGAAGATGGCATGATTTTGTGTGGTTCCAGCTGACATCACTTGAAGCAATCAATAATGAAAACATTGCTAGCAATAGAAACCAGCATGATAACAATTAATCAAAATGGGATAGTTCTAGTAGTGTTTGAACCAAGTCATCAAGTTTCCACTAATAAATAAGAATTTCACTGAAGGATGAAAGCAAAAGGCATGTGTTTTGTGCCCATTCACTCATTGTTTCATACTTTGCAAGCGACATCAGTGTTGTCTGAATAAGGTGGATGATGCTAAAATATAAATGAGTAGGGCAAGTGATGTAGGACTGTATGCAGAATAAGCTAAACAACTAAAGTTTTGCAGAACACAGTCTGAATGGCTAAGAGAATAAGCTAAACAAATAAAGTTTTGCAGAACACAATCTAAATGGCTAAGTGAGCAAATGACTTACCAATATGAACCAGGGCCAACTGGTCCAGCTTTCTTCTCTGCTTTCCGGAGAGCTCGTTCAGAGATTGGATGACCATTGATTGAAACCTTAGCACTGTCTACAGACTGGTTGAATAAAGAAAGGTCCTTTAAACCTTTCTTCAGGAAACCAGTAAAAAAGGATGAATCCCCATTCTTACCAACTGAAGACTGTATCTCATCTAACTCGGCCTCCGAAGAAACACGAGAAATTGAATTTGTGTGTTCCTTAACTGATGAATCATTCTTGGCTGCTCTGTTGCCATTTCTACTACCTGAGTACAGCAATTTCCCACAGTCATCTTTGATGCTGTCTTGTTCACATCCCCTAGCTATGCTCTTAACTTCAAGAATATTGCTGCCATCCTTTTTGTTGCATTTGTCATCTCTCTTACTAAGTTCTTCAACTCTAAAGCTACTTTTATGTTCATGCTTGatgctcatatcttcatcttCAGGGCTGCTAGTAACAACATTACTGGTCTTATGTTTGTATTTGTTGCCCACGATTCCATCTTCAGGACTGCCAATATTACCGTGTCTACCTTTTTGTTCATGTGTTCTTCCATTACTGAATTCATCTCCAAGCCCAACTTTATGGCGTTCTTTGCTCTTCTGTATGCATTTCCTACCGAGACTTTCATCTCTAGCATTGGCTTCATAATCTGATTTGGTATTTATGTCATATTCCTTTCTTTTGATTTGAGTTCCACCACTATAATCTTTCCTTTGACTGGAGAACGGATCAATTTGTTTGTCCACTAAAATTGGACCCTGTGGACTGACTGTACACTGTCCTGAAGCTTCCACTTGACTGCCTGTATCTCCTTGACATAATATATCCTTTGGGTCATTTGAAAATCTAGACCTGCTGGCAGGCACTGATTTTAACTGAATGCTCCTGTTTGACCCATGCTCACTGTCTGTTCTATCATAACTCGCGGTAGAAGATGGCGACATACTGTCAGCAAAATCCTTCTTCTGTCGGTGGATGTCGTGTGCTTGCAGCTTATAGAAATTAAAGTTGTCATCATCCTGATGTTGATACCACCTGGAACTCTTGGCGTCCCAGTGATTGGAGCCTCTAGTTCTGACACTTTTTGATACAAGGAAAGATGACAGCGGGATCACAGGATGAACTTTCACTTCCTTAGGCTTGAAAGTAATGATCTCAGAACATGTACCACACTGAACCTGATTCTTCTTCCGGCCTGTGAATTTCCCCTGAGGCAACTGCAGAAGATGGGAACAGGAGGTGCACACAACAAAAGGTGCAGCGCCCCTCATCGGCTGGCAAAATTTCTCTGCTTTCTTCCTGAAATACTCGACCCTCCTCTTCGACATGGAAAGGTGCGAGTACAGagatgaagccaccgacctccggTCAAGCTCCGACGATATTGGCTGGGATCTATCAAAGCGAAAGGACCCCTGCCCCTGCTGCCCTGCGAAGTACCTGGCCATCAGGATGTGCTCCTCGGGcggcgccgccaccgcccgctGGCTCTGAAGGCACTGCGCGCACTGGCAAGCGCTGTGATGGCGCCTCCCCTGGGCAAACCCGTAGCTCTCCCGCTTCCCCTCATGGTACTGCTGCCGGAACCGCCCGCTGGGCTGCCTGGCGTACGTCTCGTCGGAGACGGAGCGCTGCAGCTGGTCATACGAACTCGGTGCCAAACCAGTCCTGTACCGGCCGGCATAGCGCGAGCGGTAGTGGTCCGGCGGCCCCCGGTCTgccgcgtgcggcggcggcggcggctcggcgtACGAGGGGCGCAGCGAGACCGTGCGGCGGCTCATCACGCGGTGGCGCTCCGGCGGCTGGCCCATGAGCTCGCAGGAGCGGGTGATATGGTCCCGTATCTCGTCGAGCTTGCGGAGCAGCTCCGCGGGGTCGTGCTTGAGCGCGGCCCAGTCCAGCGCGCCGCTCCGGTCGCTGCATTGCCCGTACTCGGACGGCGGGTCGGGGACCCTGCCCCTCCTCCTGTACTTCATCTCCTTCGCCTCGCTCGCCATAGCGCCTGGCGCCTAGCTCCCAAGGTGGGATAGGATTCCCCCCCTCTTCGTTCGGCGAACCGAATGCCGCCTCTGCAGAGCCGCAAATCGGTTCAGTGGAAGAAATCGCAGCGTCCGGAAGAGAAACGGTAGATATCAAGGTGAATCGGAGTACTCAGAGAAGTAAGGTCAGAgatgagaggaggaggaggaggagatggaatgaagaGCTCGTGGTGGGGCGGCCGCCGGCGGTTACCTGGACTTGGAGAACTCgctcgcggccgccgccgccggcgcgcagGAGGGGGAGGTGCAGCAGCGCGTCCGTTCGGCGCTATGGTTCCCCGCGtacgcagcggcggcggcggcagcagcagctcgttGGGTCCGCCATTGGCGAGGCGAGCGCAGGGTGGAGCGGCGATCGGTTGAGGCGGGGCGGGCGGCGAGGGAGACGAGGAGGGGGCCAAGTGGAAGAGGGCGTTATGTACACGGGCGGCTGCGAAGGACCTGATTGTGATTTCAGTCTTTGTGAGAGGTCCCGCGCGCGAATGGAAGCTTGGAGTGAGGCCTGGACGCCTGGTTCAGTTCCTCACGTAAAATTTACTTTCTATCGggtgagtattaaatatagagtaaaaaataactaattatatggTTTACTACGAATctatgagatgaatcttttaaatctaattagattatgatttgATAAGATAGTGCTACCGTAACACATATAttaataacagattaattagatttaataaatttatctaatGAATTATTAACGAattctataattttttttattagtattcgaatacTGTGTATACCGACAACTTTAAAACTTTACGCCCTTATTTAAAAGGCCTGAGTGAGCTGTGAGCCTGGCGGGCCCGGCGGTGGGCTTCGGTTGGAAACTGGGCGTCGTGACCTGGCTGGACCGCCGACATGCGTGGCCCGCGTGGACAGCTGGTTTGATCTGGATTTGACTAAAAAGGCCTTTGCTTTGTTGCTACTATAATTCGACGCGCAAATGCTCTGCTTTTGCGACTTGCTTACACACACACAAATAAGGTGGCACGGCAGAGAAGTTAGCTGACCTTGATTGATGCAAACAAATAAATAGTTAAATAAATAAAGTCAGTGGTAGCATTATTCAACTTTGGGATTTGTTATTTTTTCAGGTGCCTGAAAGATGGCATCTGTTCAAGCAACTGCTATGAGCCATGAGATGAAGATTTTAATAGAAAGATGTACTAATCTTGAAGCAAGGTCAAAAGATCAATGTCGTCGTCTGAACCTAGGACTGATTTCAGgcgcttgccttttagaaaaaaTGTTCCAGTTTTTGTAGAGGCAAATCTAAGTTGGCAGATGCAAAATGCTCATGGCCACCTTCAAGGTCATGGCGAGCGAGGTgtctcatttcatttgtttgaatGGAGTGTTCATAGGTGTGTGTTGAGCGTTTGCGTCTGTATCTGTGTGattcataaaaaagaagaagaagaagaagaagaattttaaaaaatagtTTCCAACTTTCTTTTCCCCGGCCGGTGTATTTGTATTTCCACCGACCAAAGACTTTGGTTGTCACATGAATAATAAACTGCTGGCTGATCCATGGAATTAATTAATGGTATGATGAAAATCATGCATGCAGGGAGTTGGGATCGAATAATAATTTAATTATTGGATGTGATGTGAGAGGTGCATGTGCATTGTCTCGGAAAGTTTGGCCTGCCCTACTGCCTAGTGACGATGATAGCAGAAATGTTTATACCGAATGCTggtttagtttaaaaaaaatcgaATCTTGCTATACGTGTATggacattaaatatagacgaaaaaaaactaattgcacagtttggtcggaaattgcgagacgaacgttttaaacctaattagtccatgattgaacactaattgctaaataaaaacgaaagtgctaaagTAACCAAATTTCCAAAATCCGTGAAATAAACACAGCCCGAGTCTAGGGGCTGCCTG
This genomic interval carries:
- the LOC136513242 gene encoding uncharacterized protein; the protein is MASEAKEMKYRRRGRVPDPPSEYGQCSDRSGALDWAALKHDPAELLRKLDEIRDHITRSCELMGQPPERHRVMSRRTVSLRPSYAEPPPPPHAADRGPPDHYRSRYAGRYRTGLAPSSYDQLQRSVSDETYARQPSGRFRQQYHEGKRESYGFAQGRRHHSACQCAQCLQSQRAVAAPPEEHILMARYFAGQQGQGSFRFDRSQPISSELDRRSVASSLYSHLSMSKRRVEYFRKKAEKFCQPMRGAAPFVVCTSCSHLLQLPQGKFTGRKKNQVQCGTCSEIITFKPKEVKVHPVIPLSSFLVSKSVRTRGSNHWDAKSSRWYQHQDDDNFNFYKLQAHDIHRQKKDFADSMSPSSTASYDRTDSEHGSNRSIQLKSVPASRSRFSNDPKDILCQGDTGSQVEASGQCTVSPQGPILVDKQIDPFSSQRKDYSGGTQIKRKEYDINTKSDYEANARDESLGRKCIQKSKERHKVGLGDEFSNGRTHEQKGRHGNIGSPEDGIVGNKYKHKTSNVVTSSPEDEDMSIKHEHKSSFRVEELSKRDDKCNKKDGSNILEVKSIARGCEQDSIKDDCGKLLYSGSRNGNRAAKNDSSVKEHTNSISRVSSEAELDEIQSSVGKNGDSSFFTGFLKKGLKDLSLFNQSVDSAKVSINGHPISERALRKAEKKAGPVGPGSYWYDYRAGFWGVFGQECRGIIPPFIKEFNYPMPKNCAGGNTGVFVNGRELHQKDFDLLVGRGLPRIPGKSYSVEISGNVIDDTTGTKLRGLGKLAPTIEKMKRGFGMHIPEETK